A section of the Methylothermaceae bacteria B42 genome encodes:
- a CDS encoding 4-hydroxy-tetrahydrodipicolinate reductase produces MIKVAIPGATGRMGKALIQAVSSTDDMQLAAALARPDSPALGKDAGEVAGIEPLGVPVTDALENSADFDLLIDFTLPEASRQWLAFCRHHHKPIVIGTTGLGIADISDIQAAATAIPIVFAPNMSIGVNLALKLLETAAAVLGDDVDIEIIEAHHRHKVDAPSGTALRMGEVIARELGRDLKQCAVYGREGHTGQRDRKTIGFATIRAGDIVGEHTVLFAGEGERLEITHKASSRMTFAKGAVRAARWLMGQPAGLYDMQDVLGLR; encoded by the coding sequence ATGATAAAAGTCGCGATACCCGGCGCCACCGGACGCATGGGAAAAGCCCTGATTCAAGCAGTTTCCTCGACGGACGATATGCAGTTGGCCGCCGCCTTGGCGCGCCCGGATTCGCCCGCCTTGGGGAAAGACGCCGGCGAAGTGGCCGGCATTGAACCGCTTGGAGTCCCGGTGACAGACGCCTTGGAAAACAGCGCGGATTTTGACCTGCTAATCGACTTTACCCTGCCCGAAGCTTCCCGCCAGTGGCTGGCTTTTTGCCGACACCACCATAAACCCATCGTCATCGGTACTACCGGTCTGGGCATCGCCGATATCTCGGATATCCAGGCCGCGGCCACCGCCATTCCCATCGTTTTCGCGCCCAACATGAGCATCGGTGTAAACCTGGCATTAAAACTATTGGAAACCGCCGCCGCAGTGCTGGGCGACGACGTGGACATCGAAATCATAGAAGCCCACCACCGCCACAAAGTGGATGCCCCCTCCGGCACCGCGCTGCGGATGGGAGAAGTCATCGCCCGGGAATTGGGCCGCGATCTCAAGCAATGCGCCGTCTATGGCCGCGAAGGCCATACCGGCCAGCGCGACCGCAAAACCATCGGTTTCGCCACCATCCGCGCCGGAGACATCGTCGGCGAACATACCGTTCTTTTCGCCGGCGAAGGCGAGCGCCTGGAAATCACCCACAAAGCCTCCAGCCGCATGACATTCGCCAAAGGCGCCGTCCGCGCCGCCCGCTGGCTCATGGGACAACCCGCCGGGCTATATGATATGCAAGATGTGTTGGGATTGAGATGA